The following proteins come from a genomic window of Pangasianodon hypophthalmus isolate fPanHyp1 chromosome 24, fPanHyp1.pri, whole genome shotgun sequence:
- the camk2b1 gene encoding calcium/calmodulin-dependent protein kinase (CaM kinase) II beta 1 isoform X18, whose translation MGVVHRDLKPENLLLASKCKNAAVKLADFGLAIEVQGDQQAWFGFAGTPGYLSPEVLRKEAYGKPVDIWACGVILYILLVGYPPFWDEDQHKLYQQIKAGAYDFPSPEWDTVTPEAKNLINQMLTINPAKRITAQEALKHPWVCQRSTVASMMHRQETVECLKKFNARRKLKGAILTTMLVSRNFSAAKSLLNKKADVKKRKSSSTVQYMPQTNSTKNSIVTSPKGNLPSPALEAQTTVIHNPLDGIKESSDSSNATVEDEDMKGKSVDNSSGQTQSNPSSQADHTVQGPVPPVFSSTKLSDLLGVVRRGSGPAADGEGSTSTPSPTPQTPNIPMQMSRLTDLVSSVRKSSVPQADADSATPSRPHTALNPVPAPNPITASSQFSQSSPPPPQPSSSPLPALHSRKQEIIKITEQLIEAINNGDFEAYAKICDPGLTSFEPEALGNLVEGMDFHRFYFDNLLSKNSKPIHTTILNPHVHLIGEDAACIAYIRLTQYVDGQGRPRSSQSEETRVWHRRDSKWQNVHFHCSGAPAAPLQ comes from the exons ATGGGCGTGGTGCACCGAGACCTGAAG CCAGAGAACCTGCTCCTGGCCAGTAAGTGTAAGAACGCTGCCGTGAAGCTGGCTGACTTTGGTCTGGCCATCGAGGTGCAGGGAGACCAGCAGGCATGGTTTG GATTTGCAGGGACACCAGGGTATCTGTCCCCTGAGGTTTTGAGGAAGGAGGCATATGGAAAACCTGTGGACATCTGGGCCTGTg gTGTGATCCTCTACATTCTGCTGGTTGGTTATCCTCCGTTCTGGGATGAGGACCAGCATAAACTCTACCAGCAGATTAAAGCTGGAGCTTatgat TTTCCATCTCCAGAGTGGGACACAGTCACTCCTGAAGCCAAAAACCTAATCAACCAGATGTTGACCATCAATCCAGCCAAGCGAATCACAGCACAGGAGGCTCTTAAACACCCATGGGTCTGC CAACGCTCTACAGTGGCCTCCATGATGCACAGACAAGAGACAGTGGAGTGCCTGAAGAAGTTCAACGCCAGGAGGAAACTAAAG GGCGCTATCTTAACTACCATGCTGGTGTCCAGAAACTTCTCTG CAGCTAAGAGTTTGCTGAATAAGAAGGCTGATGTCAAG AAGAGGAAGTCAAGCTCTACCGTTCAGTACATG CCCCAGACCAACAGCACCAAAAACAGCATAGTCACGAGCCCCAAAGGAAACCTTCCCTCTCCTGCACTG GAAGCTCAGACCACTGTTATACATAATCCATTGGATGGGATTAAG GAATCGTCTGACAGCAGCAATGCCACAGTGGAGGATGAAGACATGAAAG GAAAGAGTGTTGATAACAGCTCAGGTCAAACCCAGTCAAACCCCAGCTCCCAGGCAGACCACACAGTTCAGGGTCCTGTCCCTCCTGTCTTCT CCTCCACCAAGCTCTCGGACCTGCTGGGTGTGGTACGCAGGGGCTCAGGCCCTGCGGCTGATGGTGAGGGGAGCACCAGTACCCCCTCCCCAACCCCCCAAACCCCCAACATTCCCATGCAGA TGTCGCGTCTGACAGATCTGGTGAGCAGCGTGCGCAAGAGTTCAGTCCCCCAGGCCGATGCTGACTCAGCTACACCCAGTCGACCACACACTGCCCTGAACCCTGTTCCTGCTCCAAACCCTATTACTGCCTCGTCCCAATTTTCCCAATCCTCCCCTCCTCCCCCACAGCCCTCCTCCAGCCCCCTGCCTGCACTACACT CACGCAAACAGGAGATcattaaaatcactgaacaGCTTATTGAGGCCATTAACAATGGAGACTTTGAAGCTTATGC TAAAATCTGTGATCCTGGTTTGACCTCATTTGAGCCAGAGGCTCTGGGGAACCTGGTGGAGGGCATGGACTTCCACAGATTCTACTTCGACAACT TATTGTCTAAGAACAGCAAGCCCATCCACACCACCATCCTGAACCCTCACGTGCACCTGATCGGGGAAGACGCCGCCTGCATAGCCTACATCCGCTTGACGCAGTACGTGGATGGACAGGGCCGGCCAcgcagcagccaatcagaggagACAAGGGTGTGGCATCGTCGGGACTCCAAGTGGCAGAATGTCCATTTCCACTGCTCGGGAGCTCCTGCTGCTCCACTGCAGTGA
- the camk2b1 gene encoding calcium/calmodulin-dependent protein kinase (CaM kinase) II beta 1 isoform X11 yields the protein MGVVHRDLKPENLLLASKCKNAAVKLADFGLAIEVQGDQQAWFGFAGTPGYLSPEVLRKEAYGKPVDIWACGVILYILLVGYPPFWDEDQHKLYQQIKAGAYDFPSPEWDTVTPEAKNLINQMLTINPAKRITAQEALKHPWVCQRSTVASMMHRQETVECLKKFNARRKLKGAILTTMLVSRNFSVGSRQTTAPASVTAAAAAVAAAAGTTAGLVEQAAKSLLNKKADVKPQTNSTKNSIVTSPKGNLPSPALESSDSSNATVEDEDMKASTKLSDLLGVVRRGSGPAADGEGSTSTPSPTPQTPNIPMQMSRLTDLVSSVRKSSVPQADADSATPSRPHTALNPVPAPNPITASSQFSQSSPPPPQPSSSPLPALHSRKQEIIKITEQLIEAINNGDFEAYAKICDPGLTSFEPEALGNLVEGMDFHRFYFDNLLSKNSKPIHTTILNPHVHLIGEDAACIAYIRLTQYVDGQGRPRSSQSEETRVWHRRDSKWQNVHFHCSGAPAAPLQ from the exons ATGGGCGTGGTGCACCGAGACCTGAAG CCAGAGAACCTGCTCCTGGCCAGTAAGTGTAAGAACGCTGCCGTGAAGCTGGCTGACTTTGGTCTGGCCATCGAGGTGCAGGGAGACCAGCAGGCATGGTTTG GATTTGCAGGGACACCAGGGTATCTGTCCCCTGAGGTTTTGAGGAAGGAGGCATATGGAAAACCTGTGGACATCTGGGCCTGTg gTGTGATCCTCTACATTCTGCTGGTTGGTTATCCTCCGTTCTGGGATGAGGACCAGCATAAACTCTACCAGCAGATTAAAGCTGGAGCTTatgat TTTCCATCTCCAGAGTGGGACACAGTCACTCCTGAAGCCAAAAACCTAATCAACCAGATGTTGACCATCAATCCAGCCAAGCGAATCACAGCACAGGAGGCTCTTAAACACCCATGGGTCTGC CAACGCTCTACAGTGGCCTCCATGATGCACAGACAAGAGACAGTGGAGTGCCTGAAGAAGTTCAACGCCAGGAGGAAACTAAAG GGCGCTATCTTAACTACCATGCTGGTGTCCAGAAACTTCTCTG tgggtaGCAGGCAGACCACGGCTCCGGCCTCGGTCACTGCCGccgctgctgctgttgctgcagCAGCAGGCACCACAGCAGGGCTGGTGGAACAAG CAGCTAAGAGTTTGCTGAATAAGAAGGCTGATGTCAAG CCCCAGACCAACAGCACCAAAAACAGCATAGTCACGAGCCCCAAAGGAAACCTTCCCTCTCCTGCACTG GAATCGTCTGACAGCAGCAATGCCACAGTGGAGGATGAAGACATGAAAG CCTCCACCAAGCTCTCGGACCTGCTGGGTGTGGTACGCAGGGGCTCAGGCCCTGCGGCTGATGGTGAGGGGAGCACCAGTACCCCCTCCCCAACCCCCCAAACCCCCAACATTCCCATGCAGA TGTCGCGTCTGACAGATCTGGTGAGCAGCGTGCGCAAGAGTTCAGTCCCCCAGGCCGATGCTGACTCAGCTACACCCAGTCGACCACACACTGCCCTGAACCCTGTTCCTGCTCCAAACCCTATTACTGCCTCGTCCCAATTTTCCCAATCCTCCCCTCCTCCCCCACAGCCCTCCTCCAGCCCCCTGCCTGCACTACACT CACGCAAACAGGAGATcattaaaatcactgaacaGCTTATTGAGGCCATTAACAATGGAGACTTTGAAGCTTATGC TAAAATCTGTGATCCTGGTTTGACCTCATTTGAGCCAGAGGCTCTGGGGAACCTGGTGGAGGGCATGGACTTCCACAGATTCTACTTCGACAACT TATTGTCTAAGAACAGCAAGCCCATCCACACCACCATCCTGAACCCTCACGTGCACCTGATCGGGGAAGACGCCGCCTGCATAGCCTACATCCGCTTGACGCAGTACGTGGATGGACAGGGCCGGCCAcgcagcagccaatcagaggagACAAGGGTGTGGCATCGTCGGGACTCCAAGTGGCAGAATGTCCATTTCCACTGCTCGGGAGCTCCTGCTGCTCCACTGCAGTGA
- the camk2b1 gene encoding calcium/calmodulin-dependent protein kinase (CaM kinase) II beta 1 isoform X20 — MGVVHRDLKPENLLLASKCKNAAVKLADFGLAIEVQGDQQAWFGFAGTPGYLSPEVLRKEAYGKPVDIWACGVILYILLVGYPPFWDEDQHKLYQQIKAGAYDFPSPEWDTVTPEAKNLINQMLTINPAKRITAQEALKHPWVCQRSTVASMMHRQETVECLKKFNARRKLKGAILTTMLVSRNFSAAKSLLNKKADVKPQTNSTKNSIVTSPKGNLPSPALESSDSSNATVEDEDMKGKSVDNSSGQTQSNPSSQADHTVQGPVPPVFSSTKLSDLLGVVRRGSGPAADGEGSTSTPSPTPQTPNIPMQMSRLTDLVSSVRKSSVPQADADSATPSRPHTALNPVPAPNPITASSQFSQSSPPPPQPSSSPLPALHSRKQEIIKITEQLIEAINNGDFEAYAKICDPGLTSFEPEALGNLVEGMDFHRFYFDNLLSKNSKPIHTTILNPHVHLIGEDAACIAYIRLTQYVDGQGRPRSSQSEETRVWHRRDSKWQNVHFHCSGAPAAPLQ, encoded by the exons ATGGGCGTGGTGCACCGAGACCTGAAG CCAGAGAACCTGCTCCTGGCCAGTAAGTGTAAGAACGCTGCCGTGAAGCTGGCTGACTTTGGTCTGGCCATCGAGGTGCAGGGAGACCAGCAGGCATGGTTTG GATTTGCAGGGACACCAGGGTATCTGTCCCCTGAGGTTTTGAGGAAGGAGGCATATGGAAAACCTGTGGACATCTGGGCCTGTg gTGTGATCCTCTACATTCTGCTGGTTGGTTATCCTCCGTTCTGGGATGAGGACCAGCATAAACTCTACCAGCAGATTAAAGCTGGAGCTTatgat TTTCCATCTCCAGAGTGGGACACAGTCACTCCTGAAGCCAAAAACCTAATCAACCAGATGTTGACCATCAATCCAGCCAAGCGAATCACAGCACAGGAGGCTCTTAAACACCCATGGGTCTGC CAACGCTCTACAGTGGCCTCCATGATGCACAGACAAGAGACAGTGGAGTGCCTGAAGAAGTTCAACGCCAGGAGGAAACTAAAG GGCGCTATCTTAACTACCATGCTGGTGTCCAGAAACTTCTCTG CAGCTAAGAGTTTGCTGAATAAGAAGGCTGATGTCAAG CCCCAGACCAACAGCACCAAAAACAGCATAGTCACGAGCCCCAAAGGAAACCTTCCCTCTCCTGCACTG GAATCGTCTGACAGCAGCAATGCCACAGTGGAGGATGAAGACATGAAAG GAAAGAGTGTTGATAACAGCTCAGGTCAAACCCAGTCAAACCCCAGCTCCCAGGCAGACCACACAGTTCAGGGTCCTGTCCCTCCTGTCTTCT CCTCCACCAAGCTCTCGGACCTGCTGGGTGTGGTACGCAGGGGCTCAGGCCCTGCGGCTGATGGTGAGGGGAGCACCAGTACCCCCTCCCCAACCCCCCAAACCCCCAACATTCCCATGCAGA TGTCGCGTCTGACAGATCTGGTGAGCAGCGTGCGCAAGAGTTCAGTCCCCCAGGCCGATGCTGACTCAGCTACACCCAGTCGACCACACACTGCCCTGAACCCTGTTCCTGCTCCAAACCCTATTACTGCCTCGTCCCAATTTTCCCAATCCTCCCCTCCTCCCCCACAGCCCTCCTCCAGCCCCCTGCCTGCACTACACT CACGCAAACAGGAGATcattaaaatcactgaacaGCTTATTGAGGCCATTAACAATGGAGACTTTGAAGCTTATGC TAAAATCTGTGATCCTGGTTTGACCTCATTTGAGCCAGAGGCTCTGGGGAACCTGGTGGAGGGCATGGACTTCCACAGATTCTACTTCGACAACT TATTGTCTAAGAACAGCAAGCCCATCCACACCACCATCCTGAACCCTCACGTGCACCTGATCGGGGAAGACGCCGCCTGCATAGCCTACATCCGCTTGACGCAGTACGTGGATGGACAGGGCCGGCCAcgcagcagccaatcagaggagACAAGGGTGTGGCATCGTCGGGACTCCAAGTGGCAGAATGTCCATTTCCACTGCTCGGGAGCTCCTGCTGCTCCACTGCAGTGA
- the camk2b1 gene encoding calcium/calmodulin-dependent protein kinase (CaM kinase) II beta 1 isoform X21, with product MGVVHRDLKPENLLLASKCKNAAVKLADFGLAIEVQGDQQAWFGFAGTPGYLSPEVLRKEAYGKPVDIWACGVILYILLVGYPPFWDEDQHKLYQQIKAGAYDFPSPEWDTVTPEAKNLINQMLTINPAKRITAQEALKHPWVCQRSTVASMMHRQETVECLKKFNARRKLKGAILTTMLVSRNFSVGSRQTTAPASVTAAAAAVAAAAGTTAGLVEQAAKSLLNKKADVKKRKSSSTVQYMPQTNSTKNSIVTSPKGNLPSPALESSDSSNATVEDEDMKARKQEIIKITEQLIEAINNGDFEAYAKICDPGLTSFEPEALGNLVEGMDFHRFYFDNLLSKNSKPIHTTILNPHVHLIGEDAACIAYIRLTQYVDGQGRPRSSQSEETRVWHRRDSKWQNVHFHCSGAPAAPLQ from the exons ATGGGCGTGGTGCACCGAGACCTGAAG CCAGAGAACCTGCTCCTGGCCAGTAAGTGTAAGAACGCTGCCGTGAAGCTGGCTGACTTTGGTCTGGCCATCGAGGTGCAGGGAGACCAGCAGGCATGGTTTG GATTTGCAGGGACACCAGGGTATCTGTCCCCTGAGGTTTTGAGGAAGGAGGCATATGGAAAACCTGTGGACATCTGGGCCTGTg gTGTGATCCTCTACATTCTGCTGGTTGGTTATCCTCCGTTCTGGGATGAGGACCAGCATAAACTCTACCAGCAGATTAAAGCTGGAGCTTatgat TTTCCATCTCCAGAGTGGGACACAGTCACTCCTGAAGCCAAAAACCTAATCAACCAGATGTTGACCATCAATCCAGCCAAGCGAATCACAGCACAGGAGGCTCTTAAACACCCATGGGTCTGC CAACGCTCTACAGTGGCCTCCATGATGCACAGACAAGAGACAGTGGAGTGCCTGAAGAAGTTCAACGCCAGGAGGAAACTAAAG GGCGCTATCTTAACTACCATGCTGGTGTCCAGAAACTTCTCTG tgggtaGCAGGCAGACCACGGCTCCGGCCTCGGTCACTGCCGccgctgctgctgttgctgcagCAGCAGGCACCACAGCAGGGCTGGTGGAACAAG CAGCTAAGAGTTTGCTGAATAAGAAGGCTGATGTCAAG AAGAGGAAGTCAAGCTCTACCGTTCAGTACATG CCCCAGACCAACAGCACCAAAAACAGCATAGTCACGAGCCCCAAAGGAAACCTTCCCTCTCCTGCACTG GAATCGTCTGACAGCAGCAATGCCACAGTGGAGGATGAAGACATGAAAG CACGCAAACAGGAGATcattaaaatcactgaacaGCTTATTGAGGCCATTAACAATGGAGACTTTGAAGCTTATGC TAAAATCTGTGATCCTGGTTTGACCTCATTTGAGCCAGAGGCTCTGGGGAACCTGGTGGAGGGCATGGACTTCCACAGATTCTACTTCGACAACT TATTGTCTAAGAACAGCAAGCCCATCCACACCACCATCCTGAACCCTCACGTGCACCTGATCGGGGAAGACGCCGCCTGCATAGCCTACATCCGCTTGACGCAGTACGTGGATGGACAGGGCCGGCCAcgcagcagccaatcagaggagACAAGGGTGTGGCATCGTCGGGACTCCAAGTGGCAGAATGTCCATTTCCACTGCTCGGGAGCTCCTGCTGCTCCACTGCAGTGA
- the camk2b1 gene encoding calcium/calmodulin-dependent protein kinase (CaM kinase) II beta 1 isoform X7 gives MGVVHRDLKPENLLLASKCKNAAVKLADFGLAIEVQGDQQAWFGFAGTPGYLSPEVLRKEAYGKPVDIWACGVILYILLVGYPPFWDEDQHKLYQQIKAGAYDFPSPEWDTVTPEAKNLINQMLTINPAKRITAQEALKHPWVCQRSTVASMMHRQETVECLKKFNARRKLKGAILTTMLVSRNFSAAKSLLNKKADVKPQTNSTKNSIVTSPKGNLPSPALEAQTTVIHNPLDGIKESSDSSNATVEDEDMKGKSVDNSSGQTQSNPSSQADHTVQGPVPPVFSSTKLSDLLGVVRRGSGPAADGEGSTSTPSPTPQTPNIPMQMSRLTDLVSSVRKSSVPQADADSATPSRPHTALNPVPAPNPITASSQFSQSSPPPPQPSSSPLPALHSRKQEIIKITEQLIEAINNGDFEAYAKICDPGLTSFEPEALGNLVEGMDFHRFYFDNLLSKNSKPIHTTILNPHVHLIGEDAACIAYIRLTQYVDGQGRPRSSQSEETRVWHRRDSKWQNVHFHCSGAPAAPLQ, from the exons ATGGGCGTGGTGCACCGAGACCTGAAG CCAGAGAACCTGCTCCTGGCCAGTAAGTGTAAGAACGCTGCCGTGAAGCTGGCTGACTTTGGTCTGGCCATCGAGGTGCAGGGAGACCAGCAGGCATGGTTTG GATTTGCAGGGACACCAGGGTATCTGTCCCCTGAGGTTTTGAGGAAGGAGGCATATGGAAAACCTGTGGACATCTGGGCCTGTg gTGTGATCCTCTACATTCTGCTGGTTGGTTATCCTCCGTTCTGGGATGAGGACCAGCATAAACTCTACCAGCAGATTAAAGCTGGAGCTTatgat TTTCCATCTCCAGAGTGGGACACAGTCACTCCTGAAGCCAAAAACCTAATCAACCAGATGTTGACCATCAATCCAGCCAAGCGAATCACAGCACAGGAGGCTCTTAAACACCCATGGGTCTGC CAACGCTCTACAGTGGCCTCCATGATGCACAGACAAGAGACAGTGGAGTGCCTGAAGAAGTTCAACGCCAGGAGGAAACTAAAG GGCGCTATCTTAACTACCATGCTGGTGTCCAGAAACTTCTCTG CAGCTAAGAGTTTGCTGAATAAGAAGGCTGATGTCAAG CCCCAGACCAACAGCACCAAAAACAGCATAGTCACGAGCCCCAAAGGAAACCTTCCCTCTCCTGCACTG GAAGCTCAGACCACTGTTATACATAATCCATTGGATGGGATTAAG GAATCGTCTGACAGCAGCAATGCCACAGTGGAGGATGAAGACATGAAAG GAAAGAGTGTTGATAACAGCTCAGGTCAAACCCAGTCAAACCCCAGCTCCCAGGCAGACCACACAGTTCAGGGTCCTGTCCCTCCTGTCTTCT CCTCCACCAAGCTCTCGGACCTGCTGGGTGTGGTACGCAGGGGCTCAGGCCCTGCGGCTGATGGTGAGGGGAGCACCAGTACCCCCTCCCCAACCCCCCAAACCCCCAACATTCCCATGCAGA TGTCGCGTCTGACAGATCTGGTGAGCAGCGTGCGCAAGAGTTCAGTCCCCCAGGCCGATGCTGACTCAGCTACACCCAGTCGACCACACACTGCCCTGAACCCTGTTCCTGCTCCAAACCCTATTACTGCCTCGTCCCAATTTTCCCAATCCTCCCCTCCTCCCCCACAGCCCTCCTCCAGCCCCCTGCCTGCACTACACT CACGCAAACAGGAGATcattaaaatcactgaacaGCTTATTGAGGCCATTAACAATGGAGACTTTGAAGCTTATGC TAAAATCTGTGATCCTGGTTTGACCTCATTTGAGCCAGAGGCTCTGGGGAACCTGGTGGAGGGCATGGACTTCCACAGATTCTACTTCGACAACT TATTGTCTAAGAACAGCAAGCCCATCCACACCACCATCCTGAACCCTCACGTGCACCTGATCGGGGAAGACGCCGCCTGCATAGCCTACATCCGCTTGACGCAGTACGTGGATGGACAGGGCCGGCCAcgcagcagccaatcagaggagACAAGGGTGTGGCATCGTCGGGACTCCAAGTGGCAGAATGTCCATTTCCACTGCTCGGGAGCTCCTGCTGCTCCACTGCAGTGA
- the camk2b1 gene encoding calcium/calmodulin-dependent protein kinase (CaM kinase) II beta 1 isoform X6 — protein MGVVHRDLKPENLLLASKCKNAAVKLADFGLAIEVQGDQQAWFGFAGTPGYLSPEVLRKEAYGKPVDIWACGVILYILLVGYPPFWDEDQHKLYQQIKAGAYDFPSPEWDTVTPEAKNLINQMLTINPAKRITAQEALKHPWVCQRSTVASMMHRQETVECLKKFNARRKLKGAILTTMLVSRNFSVGSRQTTAPASVTAAAAAVAAAAGTTAGLVEQAAKSLLNKKADVKKRKSSSTVQYMESSDSSNATVEDEDMKGKSVDNSSGQTQSNPSSQADHTVQGPVPPVFSSTKLSDLLGVVRRGSGPAADGEGSTSTPSPTPQTPNIPMQMSRLTDLVSSVRKSSVPQADADSATPSRPHTALNPVPAPNPITASSQFSQSSPPPPQPSSSPLPALHSRKQEIIKITEQLIEAINNGDFEAYAKICDPGLTSFEPEALGNLVEGMDFHRFYFDNLLSKNSKPIHTTILNPHVHLIGEDAACIAYIRLTQYVDGQGRPRSSQSEETRVWHRRDSKWQNVHFHCSGAPAAPLQ, from the exons ATGGGCGTGGTGCACCGAGACCTGAAG CCAGAGAACCTGCTCCTGGCCAGTAAGTGTAAGAACGCTGCCGTGAAGCTGGCTGACTTTGGTCTGGCCATCGAGGTGCAGGGAGACCAGCAGGCATGGTTTG GATTTGCAGGGACACCAGGGTATCTGTCCCCTGAGGTTTTGAGGAAGGAGGCATATGGAAAACCTGTGGACATCTGGGCCTGTg gTGTGATCCTCTACATTCTGCTGGTTGGTTATCCTCCGTTCTGGGATGAGGACCAGCATAAACTCTACCAGCAGATTAAAGCTGGAGCTTatgat TTTCCATCTCCAGAGTGGGACACAGTCACTCCTGAAGCCAAAAACCTAATCAACCAGATGTTGACCATCAATCCAGCCAAGCGAATCACAGCACAGGAGGCTCTTAAACACCCATGGGTCTGC CAACGCTCTACAGTGGCCTCCATGATGCACAGACAAGAGACAGTGGAGTGCCTGAAGAAGTTCAACGCCAGGAGGAAACTAAAG GGCGCTATCTTAACTACCATGCTGGTGTCCAGAAACTTCTCTG tgggtaGCAGGCAGACCACGGCTCCGGCCTCGGTCACTGCCGccgctgctgctgttgctgcagCAGCAGGCACCACAGCAGGGCTGGTGGAACAAG CAGCTAAGAGTTTGCTGAATAAGAAGGCTGATGTCAAG AAGAGGAAGTCAAGCTCTACCGTTCAGTACATG GAATCGTCTGACAGCAGCAATGCCACAGTGGAGGATGAAGACATGAAAG GAAAGAGTGTTGATAACAGCTCAGGTCAAACCCAGTCAAACCCCAGCTCCCAGGCAGACCACACAGTTCAGGGTCCTGTCCCTCCTGTCTTCT CCTCCACCAAGCTCTCGGACCTGCTGGGTGTGGTACGCAGGGGCTCAGGCCCTGCGGCTGATGGTGAGGGGAGCACCAGTACCCCCTCCCCAACCCCCCAAACCCCCAACATTCCCATGCAGA TGTCGCGTCTGACAGATCTGGTGAGCAGCGTGCGCAAGAGTTCAGTCCCCCAGGCCGATGCTGACTCAGCTACACCCAGTCGACCACACACTGCCCTGAACCCTGTTCCTGCTCCAAACCCTATTACTGCCTCGTCCCAATTTTCCCAATCCTCCCCTCCTCCCCCACAGCCCTCCTCCAGCCCCCTGCCTGCACTACACT CACGCAAACAGGAGATcattaaaatcactgaacaGCTTATTGAGGCCATTAACAATGGAGACTTTGAAGCTTATGC TAAAATCTGTGATCCTGGTTTGACCTCATTTGAGCCAGAGGCTCTGGGGAACCTGGTGGAGGGCATGGACTTCCACAGATTCTACTTCGACAACT TATTGTCTAAGAACAGCAAGCCCATCCACACCACCATCCTGAACCCTCACGTGCACCTGATCGGGGAAGACGCCGCCTGCATAGCCTACATCCGCTTGACGCAGTACGTGGATGGACAGGGCCGGCCAcgcagcagccaatcagaggagACAAGGGTGTGGCATCGTCGGGACTCCAAGTGGCAGAATGTCCATTTCCACTGCTCGGGAGCTCCTGCTGCTCCACTGCAGTGA
- the camk2b1 gene encoding calcium/calmodulin-dependent protein kinase (CaM kinase) II beta 1 isoform X16: MGVVHRDLKPENLLLASKCKNAAVKLADFGLAIEVQGDQQAWFGFAGTPGYLSPEVLRKEAYGKPVDIWACGVILYILLVGYPPFWDEDQHKLYQQIKAGAYDFPSPEWDTVTPEAKNLINQMLTINPAKRITAQEALKHPWVCQRSTVASMMHRQETVECLKKFNARRKLKGAILTTMLVSRNFSAAKSLLNKKADVKKRKSSSTVQYMESSDSSNATVEDEDMKASTKLSDLLGVVRRGSGPAADGEGSTSTPSPTPQTPNIPMQMSRLTDLVSSVRKSSVPQADADSATPSRPHTALNPVPAPNPITASSQFSQSSPPPPQPSSSPLPALHSRKQEIIKITEQLIEAINNGDFEAYAKICDPGLTSFEPEALGNLVEGMDFHRFYFDNLLSKNSKPIHTTILNPHVHLIGEDAACIAYIRLTQYVDGQGRPRSSQSEETRVWHRRDSKWQNVHFHCSGAPAAPLQ, from the exons ATGGGCGTGGTGCACCGAGACCTGAAG CCAGAGAACCTGCTCCTGGCCAGTAAGTGTAAGAACGCTGCCGTGAAGCTGGCTGACTTTGGTCTGGCCATCGAGGTGCAGGGAGACCAGCAGGCATGGTTTG GATTTGCAGGGACACCAGGGTATCTGTCCCCTGAGGTTTTGAGGAAGGAGGCATATGGAAAACCTGTGGACATCTGGGCCTGTg gTGTGATCCTCTACATTCTGCTGGTTGGTTATCCTCCGTTCTGGGATGAGGACCAGCATAAACTCTACCAGCAGATTAAAGCTGGAGCTTatgat TTTCCATCTCCAGAGTGGGACACAGTCACTCCTGAAGCCAAAAACCTAATCAACCAGATGTTGACCATCAATCCAGCCAAGCGAATCACAGCACAGGAGGCTCTTAAACACCCATGGGTCTGC CAACGCTCTACAGTGGCCTCCATGATGCACAGACAAGAGACAGTGGAGTGCCTGAAGAAGTTCAACGCCAGGAGGAAACTAAAG GGCGCTATCTTAACTACCATGCTGGTGTCCAGAAACTTCTCTG CAGCTAAGAGTTTGCTGAATAAGAAGGCTGATGTCAAG AAGAGGAAGTCAAGCTCTACCGTTCAGTACATG GAATCGTCTGACAGCAGCAATGCCACAGTGGAGGATGAAGACATGAAAG CCTCCACCAAGCTCTCGGACCTGCTGGGTGTGGTACGCAGGGGCTCAGGCCCTGCGGCTGATGGTGAGGGGAGCACCAGTACCCCCTCCCCAACCCCCCAAACCCCCAACATTCCCATGCAGA TGTCGCGTCTGACAGATCTGGTGAGCAGCGTGCGCAAGAGTTCAGTCCCCCAGGCCGATGCTGACTCAGCTACACCCAGTCGACCACACACTGCCCTGAACCCTGTTCCTGCTCCAAACCCTATTACTGCCTCGTCCCAATTTTCCCAATCCTCCCCTCCTCCCCCACAGCCCTCCTCCAGCCCCCTGCCTGCACTACACT CACGCAAACAGGAGATcattaaaatcactgaacaGCTTATTGAGGCCATTAACAATGGAGACTTTGAAGCTTATGC TAAAATCTGTGATCCTGGTTTGACCTCATTTGAGCCAGAGGCTCTGGGGAACCTGGTGGAGGGCATGGACTTCCACAGATTCTACTTCGACAACT TATTGTCTAAGAACAGCAAGCCCATCCACACCACCATCCTGAACCCTCACGTGCACCTGATCGGGGAAGACGCCGCCTGCATAGCCTACATCCGCTTGACGCAGTACGTGGATGGACAGGGCCGGCCAcgcagcagccaatcagaggagACAAGGGTGTGGCATCGTCGGGACTCCAAGTGGCAGAATGTCCATTTCCACTGCTCGGGAGCTCCTGCTGCTCCACTGCAGTGA